GGCACCGGCGGTCAGTATGGGGACGGGGGCAAGGGTGGCCTGGGTGGCGCAGCCAAGACCACAGGCACCGGCGGCGTTGCCACCGGCGGAAACGGTGGTAACGGCGGCAATGCTACTGAGGGGCCAGCCGGCGACGGCGGCAACGGCGCCGCCGGCGGTGCCGGCGGTGATGGTGGATTCGCCACCGGCGGCCCAGGCGGTGTGGGCACCGGCGGCAAAGGCGGCAACGGTGGCAACGGCGCAACCGGATCCTCGAGTGCCGGTGACGGCGGCGCCGGCGGCCTGGGCGGGGCCGCCGGCGCCGGAGGCGCTAATGGCGGCAGCGGCGGAACGGGCGGGGTAGGCGGAGCCGGCGGGGCCGGTGGTGTCGGCGCCTCAGGGGGCGTCGGCGGGGCAGGCGGTAACGGCGGCGGCGCGACGGTCGGCGCCGGCGGGACCAGCCAGATCGGAAACGGCGGCAACGGCGGAGGAGGGGGTACTGGCGCCCTCGGCGGCGCGGGCGGCATGGGGGGCAACGGCGGGGCTGGCGGCGCAGTCGGCGCGCCCGGACCCGCGGGGGTGGGCACGGCCGGCGACGGCGGCGCGGGTGGTGTCGGCGGGGAGGGCGGCAACGGCGGCGGGGGCGGCGACGGCGGCAAGGCTGGAAGCGGCCTCGTAGCAGGAACCGGTGGAACCGGCGGCAACGGCGGTAGTAGCGGGGTCTCCGGCAACGGCGGCAACGGCGGCCAATCCGGCACCGGGGTTACTGGCGGCAACGGCGGAACCGGCGCGTCTTCCCAGGCCGGTGGTGCTGGCACGATCACCGGCGGGGGTACAGGCGGTACCGCTGGTCCAGGTGGTACCGCTGGTGCAGGTGGTAGCGCCTAGAGGTGCTCTGCGAGAGCTGTCGGTGCGTCCCGGCGCTCAGCGCGCATGCTTCGACCACGGCGGTCAGGTCATCAGTTGAATTTTCGGTGGCTGACGCGGTCTACCCCAGCAGTGACGGCACCACCGCGTCGATCAGGTGCGGTCCGGGTTCGGCAAACGCGTCCCGCAACGCATCGGCCAGCTCCTCAGCCGTGGTGACCCGCCGCGCCGGAACCCCCATGCCCTCCGCGATCTTTACGAAATCCATTGTGGGGCGCGAGATGTCGAGTAGGTCGAGAGCCTTGGGGCCGGGTGTGGATCCGGCACCGACCCGCTGCAGCTCCAACCGCAGGATGTCGTACTTGCCGTTGTTGTAGATCACGGTGGTGACGTCGAGCTTCTCGCGCGCCTGGGTCCACAAACCCGAAATCGTGTACATCGCAGAGCCGTCGGATTCCAGACACAGCACCGGGCGATCGGGGGCGGCGACGGCGGCGCCGACGGCCGTCGGTATGCCGTAGCCGATCGCCCCGCCGGTCAGAGTGAGCCAGTCATGCGCCGGGGCGCCGGCGGTGGCCGCCGGAAGCGGCAAACCCGAGGTGTTGGATTCGTCGACCACAATGGCCCGCTGCGGCAGCAGCGCGCCGATCACGTCGGCCGCCGACGCCGCCGTCAGCGTTCCCGACGGCAGCGACGGACGCGATGCGGCCGCTACCGGCGGTGTAACACCGGGTGCCACCTCATCCGCCAAGGCGGTCAAAGCTGTTGCGGCACCGCTATATTCGGCAAGAATGTGGACGTTGCAGCCAGCTGGCACGAGATCGCTGGGCATGTCGGGGTAGGCGAAGAACGACACCGGGGACTTGGCACCGGCCAGCACCAGATGCTTGGTCCCGTTCAACTGGGCGGCAGCGGCCTCGGCGAAGTAGCCCAGCCGTTCGATCGCGGGCACCCCTGCGCCCCGCTCCAGCCGAGTCGGGAACGTTTCGCACAGCAATCGAGCCCCGGTTGCTTGGGCGATCCGTGCGGCAGCGGTCAAGCCGGCGGTGCGGGTGGCGTCTCCCCCAACCAGAATCGTGGCGGGTTCGCCGCTGCGCAGCACCTCGGCCACGGCACCCACCTCTGGAATCGGCCCGGGCGAGGTCACCGCCACCGGCGTAACCGGTTGCGCGCCTTCGGACCACGAAGTGTCCGCGGGCAGAATCAGCGTCGAGACATGCGAGCCCGATATGCTGGTGGCGATCGCCTCGGCGGTGTCAGCTCCAACTTCGGCGACGGTCATGGTGCGGCGCACCCAGCCCGAGACCGTGCCGGCGACCGCGTCGATGTCGGATTCCAGTGGGGCGTCGTACTTCTTGTGGTACGTGGCGTGGTCGCCGACCACAACTACTACCGGCACCCGGGCGCGACGCGCATTGTGCAGGTTGGCCAGCCCGTTGCCCAGCCCGGGCCCCAGGTGCAGCAACACCGCGGCGGGCCGGCCGGCAATGCGCGCATAGCCGTCGGCGGCGCCGGTCGCCACTCCCTCGAAAAGCGTT
The nucleotide sequence above comes from Mycobacterium vicinigordonae. Encoded proteins:
- a CDS encoding acetolactate synthase large subunit — translated: MNGAQALIKTLVDGGVDVCFSNPGTSEMHFVAALDNVEQMRGVLTLFEGVATGAADGYARIAGRPAAVLLHLGPGLGNGLANLHNARRARVPVVVVVGDHATYHKKYDAPLESDIDAVAGTVSGWVRRTMTVAEVGADTAEAIATSISGSHVSTLILPADTSWSEGAQPVTPVAVTSPGPIPEVGAVAEVLRSGEPATILVGGDATRTAGLTAAARIAQATGARLLCETFPTRLERGAGVPAIERLGYFAEAAAAQLNGTKHLVLAGAKSPVSFFAYPDMPSDLVPAGCNVHILAEYSGAATALTALADEVAPGVTPPVAAASRPSLPSGTLTAASAADVIGALLPQRAIVVDESNTSGLPLPAATAGAPAHDWLTLTGGAIGYGIPTAVGAAVAAPDRPVLCLESDGSAMYTISGLWTQAREKLDVTTVIYNNGKYDILRLELQRVGAGSTPGPKALDLLDISRPTMDFVKIAEGMGVPARRVTTAEELADALRDAFAEPGPHLIDAVVPSLLG